A stretch of DNA from Streptomyces gobiensis:
CAAGAGCAGCACCGACCGGATTCCCGAGATCGCCGAGCAGATCGCCGCGCTGGAAGGGGTCAGCGAGGTGTACTCGGTGACCGGCGCGCACGATCTGATCGCCATGGTGCGGGTGGCTCAGCACGATGATCTCGCCGATGTCATTCCGGGGCGAATCAGCAAGGTTCCCGGTGTGCTGTCCACCGAGACGCATATCGCGTTCCGCACCTATTCCCAGCACGACCTGGAAGCAGCCTTCGCCATCGGCCTCGACGCGTAACGATCCGGGAAGGGGTGGGAGACTGGGGGGCTAACCCCGGACAAGCTGCCTGACCGCGCCCAAGAAGCGGTCAATATGCTCATCCGGCGTGCCCACCCCAAAGCTGACCCGAATCGCGTCCAGGGATGAGGAACCGCACTCCCCCGGCCCGTCCTCCTCCGCACCGAGCAGGACACGCAGCAGCGGATGAGCGCAGAAGAGCCCGTCACGCACCCCGATGCCGTGCTCAGCGGAGAGCGCCGCCGCGAACTGCGAGCTGTTCCAGCCCGCCACCACGAAAGACAGCACCCCGACGCGCGGCGCGTCATCACCGAAGAGCGAGAGGACCCTGATCCCGGGCACCTCAGCCAGCCCCGCCCGGAGCCGGGCGATCAGCCGCTGCTCGCGCTCGACCAGCCGCTCGAACCCGGCCTCGGTCAGCGCCCGGCAGGCAGCGGCGATGGCGTAGGCGCCGATGACATTGGGCGACCCGGCCTCGTGCCGGGCTGCGGACGTCTGCCACTCAACCTCCACGCCACCGTCCGGGCGCCGCGACACCTTACGGCTGGCACCGCCACCCGCGAGATACGGCTCCGCCGCCCGCAGCCAGTCCGCGCGGCCCGCGAGGACCCCGGCGCCAAAGGGCGCGTACAGCTTGTGCCCGGAGAAGGCGACCCAGTCGACGTCCAGCTCCGCGATATCCACCGGACGGTGCGGTGCCAACTGCGCGGCGTCCAGCACAATACGCGCGCCGTGCCGGTGCGCGGCGGCCGCCAGCTCTTCGACCGGCCAGAGCTCCCCCGTCACATTGGACGCTCCCGTCACACACACCAGCTTCGGCCCCTTGGGCGCGGCGTGCAGCGCCTCATCGAGCACGGCGACCGCGTGCCGTGGGGTGGGCGGCGCGTCCAGATAAGTGGTGTCGTGGCCGCGCCACGGGAGAAGGGCGGCATGATGCTCGGTCTCGAAGACATAGACCCGGGTGTCCGCCGGGAGGACGGCGGCGAGGAGATTGAGCGAATCGGTGGTGGAGCGGGTGAAGACGACCTGGTCATCGGGGCGGCAGCCAAGGAACTCGGCGACCGTGGCCCGGCTCTCCTCGAAGAGGTCGGTGGAGAGCTGTGAGAGGTATC
This window harbors:
- a CDS encoding aminotransferase class V-fold PLP-dependent enzyme, with the translated sequence MSVSADAACRNADTAAADTTAVLPVLGADVRVPLATGGEIEYAALDYAASAPALRRVWEDIAAYAPYYGSVHRGAGYLSQLSTDLFEESRATVAEFLGCRPDDQVVFTRSTTDSLNLLAAVLPADTRVYVFETEHHAALLPWRGHDTTYLDAPPTPRHAVAVLDEALHAAPKGPKLVCVTGASNVTGELWPVEELAAAAHRHGARIVLDAAQLAPHRPVDIAELDVDWVAFSGHKLYAPFGAGVLAGRADWLRAAEPYLAGGGASRKVSRRPDGGVEVEWQTSAARHEAGSPNVIGAYAIAAACRALTEAGFERLVEREQRLIARLRAGLAEVPGIRVLSLFGDDAPRVGVLSFVVAGWNSSQFAAALSAEHGIGVRDGLFCAHPLLRVLLGAEEDGPGECGSSSLDAIRVSFGVGTPDEHIDRFLGAVRQLVRG
- a CDS encoding Lrp/AsnC family transcriptional regulator; protein product: MITSIVLIKSSTDRIPEIAEQIAALEGVSEVYSVTGAHDLIAMVRVAQHDDLADVIPGRISKVPGVLSTETHIAFRTYSQHDLEAAFAIGLDA